In the Tribolium castaneum strain GA2 chromosome 1, icTriCast1.1, whole genome shotgun sequence genome, one interval contains:
- the LOC135267900 gene encoding gustatory receptor for bitter taste 66a-like: MFGVSFVTVVVCFFYISASLQGGDWRYLLLSFSLAAPLMIDVFYVCNVCYKTVETAKLSGELIHKIVTDDRDLTDEIEMFSLQVANGDIEFSAAQFFPIDHTLLFSIIGGVTTYIIILIQLSASFMFED; this comes from the exons ATGTTTGGTGTTAGTTTTGTAACGGTTGTGGTCTGTTTCTTCTACATTTCTGCGAGTCTGCAAGGCGGTGATTGGAGATACTTGCTTTTGTCATTTTCCCTAGCAGCGCCCTTAATGATCGATGTTTTCTACGTTTGTAATGTTTGTTACAAGACTGTTGAAACG GCGAAATTAAGTGGCGAATTAATTCATAAGATTGTGACGGATGATCGTGATTTGACCGATGAAATCGAGATGTTTTCCTTGCAAGTTGCTAATGGGGACATTGAGTTCAGCGCCGCTCAGTTTTTCCCAATCGATCACACTTTGCTGTTTTCG ATAATCGGAGGTGTGACCACGTACATAATAATCTTGATCCAGTTATCGGCAAGTTTCATGTTTGAAGATTGA
- the Su(P) gene encoding prostaglandin E synthase 2, whose protein sequence is MSLFSHGLRRHGRDLLRLGPSGVNLVGVWGGGVSFRNYTTHRSLKGVFKLGLAGVTVGALVGTGYSIHRLNQPRGHIINEETAIPILEELPKIAPSREVRFPEDRSGLKLTLFQYQTCPFCCKVRAFLDYYGISYDVVEVDPVLRQSIKWSPYKKVPILVADLPQGYQPLNDSSMIISALSTYIKDRKDLRETVKCYPHITYVDEDGSKKSEIMNKYFLVLGENKISREINEERQWRKWVDEVFVHVLSPNVYRTREEAFEAFNWFSEVGEWEKNFPSWERNLIIFVGASAMYLIGKKLQKKYSLKRDVRESFYDECNFWMKSIKAKGTKFMGGERPNLADLAVYGVLCSIEGCQAFKDIVKHTKIAEWYYPMKEAVNGHEGAQFV, encoded by the exons atgtctttattttcGCATGGGTTGAGACGACACGGCCGCGATTTGCTCAGATTGGGTCCGAGTGGTGTTAATTTGGTGGGCGTGTGGGGCGGTGGCGTGTCATTCCGTAATTACACCACACACAGGAGTTTGAAGGGGGTGTTCAAGTTGGGGCTTGCCGGTGTCACTGTGGGGGCTTTGGTGGGGACGGGGTACTCCATTCATCGGCTGAATCAGCCCCGGGGGCACATCATTAATGAGGAAACTGCAATACCGATCCTGGAGGAGTTGCCAAAAATTGCACCAAGTCGCGag GTGCGGTTTCCTGAAGACCGGTCCGGCCTTAAATTAACGCTTTTTCAATACCAAACTTGTCCGTTTTGTTGCAAAGTCCGggcgtttttggattattacGGTATTTCGTACGATGTGGTGGAAGTTGACCCGGTTTTGCGCCAATCAATCAAGTGGTCACCGTATAAGAAAGTCCCCATTTTAGTGGCCGATTTGCCACAAGGTTACCAACCCCTGAACGATAGTTCTATGATTATTTCCGCCTTATCAACGTACATCAAAGACAGGAAGGATTTACGCGAGACAGTCAAGTGTTACCCCCACATCACCTACGTTGATGAAGACGGGTCGAAGAAAAGCGAAATTATGAACAAATATTTTCTAGTATTAggagaaaacaaaatttcaagaGAAATCAA tgaGGAGCGACAGTGGCGCAAGTGGGTAGACGAAGTCTTCGTCCATGTCCTCTCCCCCAACGTTTACAGAACGCGAGAGGAGGCTTTCGAGGCTTTCAATTGGTTTTCAGAGGTGGGCGAATGGGAGAAAAATTTTCCATCATGGGAACGCAACCTTATCATTTTCGTGGGGGCCTCAGCTATGTatttaattggaaaaaaactgcagaaaaaatatagtttgaaGAGGGACGTCCGGGAAAGTTTCTACGACGAATGCAATTTCTGGATGAAGTCGATTAAAGCAAAAGGGACGAAATTTATGGGCGGGGAAAGACCGAATTTAGCCGATTTGGCCGTTTATGGCGTTTTGTGCAGTATTGAAGGGTGTCAGGCGTTTAAGGACATTGTAAAACATACGAAAATTGCCGAATGGTACTATCCGATGAAGGAGGCGGTTAATGGCCACGAGGGGGCACAGTTTGTTTAA
- the LOC662434 gene encoding uncharacterized protein LOC662434 isoform X2 yields MLKLSFIFNFIVLFYPALPNRTSKFFGVGLVRFENSVCTSASNNLGTCYTRWQCQNVDGVGSGSCAQNIGVCCVITRQCGETTRYNNTYFSNDEFPNPSTDGTTCTLTIQKCNDDICQVRIDFLNLNLAQPNPQGICDTDALTITGGAAPVPIICGENTGQHVYVDFNGNNTIQLTVMTSSGDSIGRNWNFLITQIACDCPTRAPIGCLMYYTSLSGTVNSFNYGTSTNEIDPMTGLPGTRELVNENYGVCIAMVPGYCSIEWSAASGNSFVVSGDVGALGMVSLTGTDCNSDFVVIPNPSYVNGTAVNSDRFCGTAFPSVRVLNRSF; encoded by the exons ATGCTTAAACTTTCCTTCATTTTCaactttattgttttattctacCCAGCTCTACCAAACCGAACATCCAAAT TTTTTGGTGTCGGTTTGGTTCGTTTCGAAAATAGCGTATGCACCTCAGCTAGCAACAATCTTGGCACGTGCTACACCCGCTGGCAGTGCCAAAACGTAGACGGCGTTGGATCTGGCTCTTGTGCCCAAAACATCGGCGTCTGCTGCGTCA taactcGCCAATGTGGCGAAACCACAAGATACAACAACACCTACTTCAGCAACGACGAATTCCCCAACCCTTCAACAGACGGAACCACTTGTACTTTAacaatccaaaaatgcaacgATGATATTTGTCAA GTACGAATTGACTTTCTCAACTTAAATCTAGCCCAACCGAACCCGCAAGGCATTTGCGACACTGACGCCCTCACAATCACAGGAGGCGCAGCCCCTGTCCCTATAATTTGTGGCGAAAACACCGGCCAACACGTTTACGTCGATTTTAACGGAAACAACACCATCCAATTAACTGTAATGACATCAAGTGGTGATAGCATTGGGAGAAActggaattttttaatcactCAAATCGCCTGCGATTGTCCGACTCGAGCCCCCATTGGCTGTCTCATGTACTACACGTCCTTGTCTGGCACTGTTAATAGCTTCAACTACGGCACTTCGACCAATGAAATTGACCCAATGACTGGACTTCCCGGCACCCGGGAATTGGTTAACGAAAATTACGGTGTTTGTATTGCCATGGTTCCCGGTTACTGTTCAATCGAATGGAGCGCTGCGTCTGGTAATTCTTTTGTAGTGTCTGGCGATGTGGGGGCTTTAGGAATGGTCAGCTTGACTGGAACTGACTGCAATTCCGACTTTGTGGTCATTCCGAACCCGTCGTACGTTAACGGAACGGCAGTTAATTCGGATCGCTTCTGTGGTACGGCTTTCCCGTCAGTT cgAGTTCTAAACCGTTCGTTCTAA
- the LOC662434 gene encoding uncharacterized protein LOC662434 isoform X1, with product MLKLSFIFNFIVLFYPALPNRTSKFFGVGLVRFENSVCTSASNNLGTCYTRWQCQNVDGVGSGSCAQNIGVCCVITRQCGETTRYNNTYFSNDEFPNPSTDGTTCTLTIQKCNDDICQVRIDFLNLNLAQPNPQGICDTDALTITGGAAPVPIICGENTGQHVYVDFNGNNTIQLTVMTSSGDSIGRNWNFLITQIACDCPTRAPIGCLMYYTSLSGTVNSFNYGTSTNEIDPMTGLPGTRELVNENYGVCIAMVPGYCSIEWSAASGNSFVVSGDVGALGMVSLTGTDCNSDFVVIPNPSYVNGTAVNSDRFCGTAFPSVVTSSKPFVLTVVTNGNEVNDTQNRGFSLNFMQRRCSTITT from the exons ATGCTTAAACTTTCCTTCATTTTCaactttattgttttattctacCCAGCTCTACCAAACCGAACATCCAAAT TTTTTGGTGTCGGTTTGGTTCGTTTCGAAAATAGCGTATGCACCTCAGCTAGCAACAATCTTGGCACGTGCTACACCCGCTGGCAGTGCCAAAACGTAGACGGCGTTGGATCTGGCTCTTGTGCCCAAAACATCGGCGTCTGCTGCGTCA taactcGCCAATGTGGCGAAACCACAAGATACAACAACACCTACTTCAGCAACGACGAATTCCCCAACCCTTCAACAGACGGAACCACTTGTACTTTAacaatccaaaaatgcaacgATGATATTTGTCAA GTACGAATTGACTTTCTCAACTTAAATCTAGCCCAACCGAACCCGCAAGGCATTTGCGACACTGACGCCCTCACAATCACAGGAGGCGCAGCCCCTGTCCCTATAATTTGTGGCGAAAACACCGGCCAACACGTTTACGTCGATTTTAACGGAAACAACACCATCCAATTAACTGTAATGACATCAAGTGGTGATAGCATTGGGAGAAActggaattttttaatcactCAAATCGCCTGCGATTGTCCGACTCGAGCCCCCATTGGCTGTCTCATGTACTACACGTCCTTGTCTGGCACTGTTAATAGCTTCAACTACGGCACTTCGACCAATGAAATTGACCCAATGACTGGACTTCCCGGCACCCGGGAATTGGTTAACGAAAATTACGGTGTTTGTATTGCCATGGTTCCCGGTTACTGTTCAATCGAATGGAGCGCTGCGTCTGGTAATTCTTTTGTAGTGTCTGGCGATGTGGGGGCTTTAGGAATGGTCAGCTTGACTGGAACTGACTGCAATTCCGACTTTGTGGTCATTCCGAACCCGTCGTACGTTAACGGAACGGCAGTTAATTCGGATCGCTTCTGTGGTACGGCTTTCCCGTCAGTTGTTA cgAGTTCTAAACCGTTCGTTCTAACGGTTGTAACAAACGGGAATGAAGTTAATGATACACAGAATCGGGGATTTTCGCTTAATTTTATGCAAAGGAGGTGTTCCACTATTACTAcataa
- the LOC662398 gene encoding uncharacterized protein LOC662398 isoform X2, with the protein MCSAISVPDGDTGTGPIPFDSPGKILRGIFPLGWGIGLVRFENSVCGGADGFEGTCYTRRQCNEIGGVGAGPCAKGIGVCCIIQITCGGSSSYNNTYFTSPNFPTPYPGGSTCTVTIPKCNPDICQIRIDFLAFSLAQPDANGTCTTDAFYVIGGASNVPVLCGENSGQHIYVDFNGDSDIQLVLNTNAAATAASRAWNFKITQIGCDCPTKAPTGCLQYYTALSGTVRSFNYGTTGPQTGTRQLANENYGVCVEMQPGYCSITWGTSPGDMYAFTVTGNTNQAVGNGTIGPPSALSNGNCTTDFVVIPNPSYVNSSLVGPNTDRFCGNGFNSVTTSSKPFVLTVVTDGTDIPPTDEANRGFSLMYTQNQCSGTGNLFGK; encoded by the exons atgtgcagtGCTATCTCGGTTCCTGATGGAGATACGGGAACGGGACCTATTCCATTCGATAGCCCAGGAAAAATACTACGGGGCA tttTTCCACTTGGCTGGGGAATTGGCCTGGTCCGATTTGAAAATTCGGTCTGTGGAGGTGCTGACGGTTTTGAAGGCACTTGCTACACCCGAAGACAATGCAACGAAATAGGCGGAGTTGGGGCAGGCCCATGTGCCAAAGGAATCGGCGTTTGCTGCATAA TTCAAATAACCTGCGGGGGCTCCTCTTCCTACAACAACACCTACTTCACCAGCCCCAACTTCCCTACACCTTATCCTGGGGGCTCCACCTGCACGGTCACCATCCCCAAGTGCAACCCCGACATCTGCCAAATCCGCATCGACTTCCTCGCCTTCTCCTTGGCCCAACCCGACGCCAACGGCACCTGCACCACTGATGCCTTCTACGTCATTGGCGGCGCCTCCAACGTGCCGGTGTTATGCGGCGAGAACAGCGGACAACACATCTACGTCGACTTTAACGGCGACAGCGACATCCAACTCGTGCTCAACACCAAcgccgccgccaccgccgCCTCCAGGGCTTGGAACTTCAAAATCACGCAAATTGGCTGCGACTGCCCCACGAAAGCGCCCACCGGGTGTTTACAGTACTACACTGCCTTAAGTGGCACTGTTAGAAGTTTTAATTATGGTACCACTGGGCCACAGACGGGGACAAGGCAACTGGCGAATGAGAATTATGGGGTTTGTGTGGAAATGCAACCTGGGTATTGCTCCATCACCTGGGGGACCTCTCCGGGGGACATGTATGCGTTTACGGTGACGGGGAATACGAACCAAGCGGTGGGGAATGGTACCATTGGGCCTCCTTCAGCTCTTTCAAATGGGAATTGTACCACAGATTTTGTGGTTATTCCTAACCCGAGTTATGTGAATTCGAGTTTAGTGGGACCTAACACTGACCGGTTTTGCGGGAATGGGTTCAATTCAGTTACAA CTTCATCCAAACCATTTGTCCTGACTGTGGTGACTGACGGCACCGACATCCCGCCCACTGACGAAGCCAACCGTGGATTCTCCCTAATGTACACCCAAAACCAATGCTCAGGCACTGGCAATTTATTCGgcaaataa
- the LOC662398 gene encoding uncharacterized protein LOC662398 isoform X1, with translation MYMNQCFVKLVLICVFLILENESKNAGASNRNGKFFPLGWGIGLVRFENSVCGGADGFEGTCYTRRQCNEIGGVGAGPCAKGIGVCCIIQITCGGSSSYNNTYFTSPNFPTPYPGGSTCTVTIPKCNPDICQIRIDFLAFSLAQPDANGTCTTDAFYVIGGASNVPVLCGENSGQHIYVDFNGDSDIQLVLNTNAAATAASRAWNFKITQIGCDCPTKAPTGCLQYYTALSGTVRSFNYGTTGPQTGTRQLANENYGVCVEMQPGYCSITWGTSPGDMYAFTVTGNTNQAVGNGTIGPPSALSNGNCTTDFVVIPNPSYVNSSLVGPNTDRFCGNGFNSVTTSSKPFVLTVVTDGTDIPPTDEANRGFSLMYTQNQCSGTGNLFGK, from the exons tttTTCCACTTGGCTGGGGAATTGGCCTGGTCCGATTTGAAAATTCGGTCTGTGGAGGTGCTGACGGTTTTGAAGGCACTTGCTACACCCGAAGACAATGCAACGAAATAGGCGGAGTTGGGGCAGGCCCATGTGCCAAAGGAATCGGCGTTTGCTGCATAA TTCAAATAACCTGCGGGGGCTCCTCTTCCTACAACAACACCTACTTCACCAGCCCCAACTTCCCTACACCTTATCCTGGGGGCTCCACCTGCACGGTCACCATCCCCAAGTGCAACCCCGACATCTGCCAAATCCGCATCGACTTCCTCGCCTTCTCCTTGGCCCAACCCGACGCCAACGGCACCTGCACCACTGATGCCTTCTACGTCATTGGCGGCGCCTCCAACGTGCCGGTGTTATGCGGCGAGAACAGCGGACAACACATCTACGTCGACTTTAACGGCGACAGCGACATCCAACTCGTGCTCAACACCAAcgccgccgccaccgccgCCTCCAGGGCTTGGAACTTCAAAATCACGCAAATTGGCTGCGACTGCCCCACGAAAGCGCCCACCGGGTGTTTACAGTACTACACTGCCTTAAGTGGCACTGTTAGAAGTTTTAATTATGGTACCACTGGGCCACAGACGGGGACAAGGCAACTGGCGAATGAGAATTATGGGGTTTGTGTGGAAATGCAACCTGGGTATTGCTCCATCACCTGGGGGACCTCTCCGGGGGACATGTATGCGTTTACGGTGACGGGGAATACGAACCAAGCGGTGGGGAATGGTACCATTGGGCCTCCTTCAGCTCTTTCAAATGGGAATTGTACCACAGATTTTGTGGTTATTCCTAACCCGAGTTATGTGAATTCGAGTTTAGTGGGACCTAACACTGACCGGTTTTGCGGGAATGGGTTCAATTCAGTTACAA CTTCATCCAAACCATTTGTCCTGACTGTGGTGACTGACGGCACCGACATCCCGCCCACTGACGAAGCCAACCGTGGATTCTCCCTAATGTACACCCAAAACCAATGCTCAGGCACTGGCAATTTATTCGgcaaataa